From the genome of Leptospirales bacterium:
ACGCCGTTCAAATTGTTGGATGTTCCTGAGGCGCCAACGGTCCAATTCACGAGATCGGTTGAGTGGACCAACGATCCGCTGAGGCCCACGGCAACATAGCGGCCATTGCCGTAAGCCGTATCCGCCAGACCTGCAGGCGAACCAGTGGCGATGGGTCCGTTCCAGCTGCGACCATTATAGGAAAAAAAAGCATTCGTACCGGAAAGCGCAACAAACACGATATCCGGAACCAGTGATGCCGCCAGTGCCGCTTGAATCGAACAGGTCGCGTCGCCTGATGAACAATCCGCGTCGTCTAGAAAGCAGCCGGCGCTCCACAGCGCAAGCATCGCTATCGATAGGCGCCGGCGGATTGGCTTGTGCCACACTCCAGTATTGAAGGCCCTCTGCATGTTAGATCCGAGTAAATGGCGCAGATACTTCCAAGCAATTTTTGACGAAAAGGCAAGCGTCTAGATGCGCGCCCCACGCCGTTCTTTCCAGTGGCGCAATCCGGCAACCAGCAAGAAGCTCACAATAACCAGCAATGACCAGCTGCTAATTTTGCCAAGGCCCACAACTTTCCAGCCCTGGTGTTGATGCGGGTAACTCCAGGCGCCAAGCAGAGTAGAGATATTTTCGGCAAACCAGATGGCAACGCCCACCAGCAAGAAGCCAAGCGTTGCAGGCATTGAGTATTCTCGCTGTCGGGGGCGTACAATGACGCTGGTCCTTGCAAAAAGCAAAAGCGTCGCGACCGTCAGCCACCAGCGTAAATCAACAAAGAAGTGGTGCGTAAAAAAGTTGATGTAGATCAGAACGCCCAGCAGCGCCGATAGCGCGTAGTTCGGAGCATGCGCCAGCCGCATGCGCAACAGCCGGAAAACCTGAACAATGTAGCTGGCCACTGCGGCGTACATGAAACCGCTGTAGAGCGGCACATTCAGGACTTTTATGCGGCCCTCGCCGGGATAAGACCAGGAGCCAATGGCTGGATGAGTCTTGAAGACCTCAAGGGCAAAGCCCAGCAGATGAAAAACGCCGAGAGTCAAAAGTTCATCGCGCGTCTCAAGTCGCAGAACAATGAGCGTCGCCTGGATCAACACAGCGCCGACGAAGATCAGGTCGTAACGCGCAATGCCCATCGCGGGCAACTTTCCGACAGCATAGAGAAGAACGAAGAAACTCCCGGCGAAGATGCAAGATCGCGCCTCCAGCCAAATGGATGCGAGCGCATCTCGCCAGAGCTCGGGCCAGGGCACAACGAAGGCGGCGCGAAAAACGGAAACCGGCGGCACGGTGCAGAGGCCCTCTGCCGCCAGGGAGGGTCAAGGTCGATTCAATTCCAGGCCAGAAGGCGCCGGGTTCGCTGCGGCGCCGGAGGCCGTGCTGCGCTCCAGCTGGGCCTCTACAAAGCGAAGTTCCCGTTCAATCTGCGGCAGCTGGACGCGCAGCGCGGCGCCGCATGTATGCTCGCGGCAATGCTGTTGCTGACGCAGCAAACTCTGGCGTCGCTCCAGCAAGGCAGCATGTATCTCCTGTCGGCGGGAGGCCGCTTCAAGATCCTGCATGATCCACAGCGCTGCTGCAGCAGCGGCAGACGGGATAAGGAGCAACGCCAGGATACTTGCAACCCACGCACCCGTGCTATTACGCGCCTCAACGGTCATGGCGATGAAACGCGGCCTGGCGTCGTAGCCAGCGGGATGCCAATCATATCATCGAGCTGTGTGGCAATTCGCTCTGCCATCTCGCGCGACTCCGCCGGCGAATGAAAATTCAGATCGCGGGCGTAGAGCCGGATCTCCCCAAGCTTTTCGCCGCCGGCAGTCTGAAAAATATCGACGGCCACCAGCACTTGCAGTCGCTCTTCTACCAGCTCGACTGTTCGCTGCTCCTGAACGCGACCCTGCAGATAGAGCCTCGTGGGCACTGCATTGGCTACCCGCGCAATTTCCTGGGGCGTCAATAGACCGGAGGAGACAATGCCATTTTCGTGAAGCAGTCGTTCCGTCTCGATCTGCTCAACAATGGCGAAGCCGCGGCGGCGCAGCGCAAATGCCAGCGATTCGCCGATATTGCGGGCGGCAAGCGCTCGGGCGCCCAGCGCCTCAAAGCGACCAATGGCCGCCTCGCGGCGCACAGCGCCGGCCAGCCAGGGCTCGGTTCGAACCGATTCAACAACATAGGCGCTGCAGTTGCCAAACGCGACGGCCAGCGCAGCGGCACAATGCACTATCGTTCGTTTCATAGGCAGCACCGAAAGCCAAGTTCCTGCTGTCGCAGTTCCGGCGGAGCATGCAGGCGAAAAAAGCAAGAGGCGCGTTGGCCGCTGGCATACGAACCGCCCGCGGCGACGGCCAATCCGCCGCGATCGTCTGCTACCCACTCCATCAGGTTTCCCACCATATCATGAATTCCAAACTCGTTGCGGCATGATTCGCTGAGGCCGGAGTCTTCGGCGGCGTCGGC
Proteins encoded in this window:
- a CDS encoding DUF817 domain-containing protein yields the protein MPPVSVFRAAFVVPWPELWRDALASIWLEARSCIFAGSFFVLLYAVGKLPAMGIARYDLIFVGAVLIQATLIVLRLETRDELLTLGVFHLLGFALEVFKTHPAIGSWSYPGEGRIKVLNVPLYSGFMYAAVASYIVQVFRLLRMRLAHAPNYALSALLGVLIYINFFTHHFFVDLRWWLTVATLLLFARTSVIVRPRQREYSMPATLGFLLVGVAIWFAENISTLLGAWSYPHQHQGWKVVGLGKISSWSLLVIVSFLLVAGLRHWKERRGARI